From a single Oreochromis niloticus isolate F11D_XX linkage group LG3, O_niloticus_UMD_NMBU, whole genome shotgun sequence genomic region:
- the LOC100703673 gene encoding sodium/hydrogen exchanger 9B2 isoform X1, producing the protein MPRRKTEEPDNTTTMKTPSSDSSSSCCASCISLKDRCPRPRGIISLLITKVCLFALLFGVVWSITGRECLPGGNLFGIIILFICSVLGGKLVGMIQLPTLPPFPPLLGMLLAGLLLRNVPYVTDAIFIDTHWSAALRNIALSIILTRAGLGLNPEALSRLKAVCVRVAVGPCMVEACIVAVVSHFLLGLPWVWGFILGFVLAAVSPAVVVPSMLLLQREGYGVEKGIPTLLMAAGSFDDILAITGFSTCLGIAFSTGSTWMNILKGLLEVVGGIVAGMILGMFLYCFPSNDQEDLVLRRTLMLLGLSTFSVFFSHVIGFAGAGGLCTLVLAFLAALGWKTEKAPVAEMVGRSWDVFQPLLFGLIGAEITIKALSPSTVGLGMACILVGLVIRLLVTFLLVHYGGFNLKEKLFISVAWLPKATVQAAIGSKALDMAREEGDEALIKFGLDVLTLAVLAILTTAPVGALGIGLAGPRLLARQVKAEETEGEATPSYRNGVVQEKDNGTLESKL; encoded by the exons ATGCCCCGGAGGAAGACGGAGGAGCCGGACAACACGACCACG ATGAAGACGCCATCATCtgactcttcctcctcctgctgcgcGTCCTGTATCAGTCTGAAGGACAGATGTCCTCGACCTCGGGGAATCATCAGCCTGCTCATCACCAAAG TCTGTTTGTTTGCTCTGCTGTTCGGAGTCGTCTGGTCCATCACAGGAAGAGAGTGTTTACCTGGAGGGAACCTGTTCGGcatcatcatcctcttcatctgcTCCGTGCTGGGAGGGAAGCTGGTGGGAATGATCCAGCTGCCCACACTACCCCCCTTTCCTCCACTGCTTG GTATGCTGCTGGCGGGTTTGCTATTGCGTAATGTTCCTTATGTAACGGACGCCATCTTCATCGACACTCACTGGTCTGCAGCTCTGAGGAACATCGCCTTGTCCATCATCCTTACCAGAGCTGGTCTGGGCCTCAACCCTGAG GCTTTAAGTCGACTGAAAGCAGTGTGCGTACGTGTTGCAGTTGGACCCTGTATGGTGGAAGCCTGCattgttgctgtggtttctcACTTCCTGCTGGGTCTGCCATGGGTTTGGGGTTTCATACTGGG tttTGTACTGGCTGCCGTTTCTCCAGCAGTTGTTGTTCCTTCAATGCtgctcctgcagagagaaggaTATGGAGTGGAGAAG GGAATCCCCACCCTCCTGATGGCTGCTGGAAGCTTTGATGATATTCTCGCTATAACAGGATTCTCTACTTGTTTGGGAATCGCCTTCTCTACAG GTTCTACATGGATGAACATACTGAAGGGTCTGCTGGAGGTGGTGGGAGGCATCGTAGCTGGTATGATCCTGGGAATGTTCTTGTACTGCTTCCCCAGCAATGACCAG GAGGATCTGGTCTTGAGGAGGACCCTCATGTTGCTGGGTCTGTCCACATTTTCAGTCTTCTTCAGTCATGTTATTGGTTTTGCTGGAGCTGGAGGTCTCTGTACACTGGTGCTGGCTTTCCTGGCAGCACTGGGCTGGAAGACTGAAAAG GCACCAGTAGCAGAAATGGTGGGCCGGTCATGGGATGTATTTCAGCCACTCCTGTTTGGTCTGATTGGAGCTGAGATCACGATTAAAGCACTCAGCCCAAGTACTGTGG GTCTGGGTATGGCCTGCATTCTTGTTGGTCTGGTGATCCGTCTActtgtcaccttcctgttggtTCATTATGGAGGATTCAACTTAAAAGAGAAGCTCTTCATTTCTGTGGCCTGGCTGCCTAAAGCTACTGTGCAG GCTGCCATTGGCTCCAAGGCGTTGGACATGGCGAGGGAGGAAGGGGACGAGGCCTTAATTAAGTTTGGTTTGGACGTGCTAACATTAGCGGTGTTAGCCATCTTGACCACAGCTCCAGTTGGTGCACTGGGTATCGGACTGGCAGGACCCCGTCTCCTGGCCcggcaggtcaaag CAGAAGAGACAGAAGGTGAAGCTACACCATCTTACCGCAACGGGGTTGTTCAAGAAAAAGACAACGGGACTCTCGAGAGCAAGCTATGA
- the LOC100703673 gene encoding sodium/hydrogen exchanger 9B2 isoform X2: MPRRKTEEPDNTTTMKTPSSDSSSSCCASCISLKDRCPRPRGIISLLITKVCLFALLFGVVWSITGRECLPGGNLFGIIILFICSVLGGKLVGMIQLPTLPPFPPLLGMLLAGLLLRNVPYVTDAIFIDTHWSAALRNIALSIILTRAGLGLNPEALSRLKAVCVRVAVGPCMVEACIVAVVSHFLLGLPWVWGFILGFVLAAVSPAVVVPSMLLLQREGYGVEKGIPTLLMAAGSFDDILAITGFSTCLGIAFSTGSTWMNILKGLLEVVGGIVAGMILGMFLYCFPSNDQEDLVLRRTLMLLGLSTFSVFFSHVIGFAGAGGLCTLVLAFLAALGWKTEKAPVAEMVGRSWDVFQPLLFGLIGAEITIKALSPSTVGLGMACILVGLVIRLLVTFLLVHYGGFNLKEKLFISVAWLPKATVQAAIGSKALDMAREEGDEALIKFGLDVLTLAVLAILTTAPVGALGIGLAGPRLLARQVKEETEGEATPSYRNGVVQEKDNGTLESKL; the protein is encoded by the exons ATGCCCCGGAGGAAGACGGAGGAGCCGGACAACACGACCACG ATGAAGACGCCATCATCtgactcttcctcctcctgctgcgcGTCCTGTATCAGTCTGAAGGACAGATGTCCTCGACCTCGGGGAATCATCAGCCTGCTCATCACCAAAG TCTGTTTGTTTGCTCTGCTGTTCGGAGTCGTCTGGTCCATCACAGGAAGAGAGTGTTTACCTGGAGGGAACCTGTTCGGcatcatcatcctcttcatctgcTCCGTGCTGGGAGGGAAGCTGGTGGGAATGATCCAGCTGCCCACACTACCCCCCTTTCCTCCACTGCTTG GTATGCTGCTGGCGGGTTTGCTATTGCGTAATGTTCCTTATGTAACGGACGCCATCTTCATCGACACTCACTGGTCTGCAGCTCTGAGGAACATCGCCTTGTCCATCATCCTTACCAGAGCTGGTCTGGGCCTCAACCCTGAG GCTTTAAGTCGACTGAAAGCAGTGTGCGTACGTGTTGCAGTTGGACCCTGTATGGTGGAAGCCTGCattgttgctgtggtttctcACTTCCTGCTGGGTCTGCCATGGGTTTGGGGTTTCATACTGGG tttTGTACTGGCTGCCGTTTCTCCAGCAGTTGTTGTTCCTTCAATGCtgctcctgcagagagaaggaTATGGAGTGGAGAAG GGAATCCCCACCCTCCTGATGGCTGCTGGAAGCTTTGATGATATTCTCGCTATAACAGGATTCTCTACTTGTTTGGGAATCGCCTTCTCTACAG GTTCTACATGGATGAACATACTGAAGGGTCTGCTGGAGGTGGTGGGAGGCATCGTAGCTGGTATGATCCTGGGAATGTTCTTGTACTGCTTCCCCAGCAATGACCAG GAGGATCTGGTCTTGAGGAGGACCCTCATGTTGCTGGGTCTGTCCACATTTTCAGTCTTCTTCAGTCATGTTATTGGTTTTGCTGGAGCTGGAGGTCTCTGTACACTGGTGCTGGCTTTCCTGGCAGCACTGGGCTGGAAGACTGAAAAG GCACCAGTAGCAGAAATGGTGGGCCGGTCATGGGATGTATTTCAGCCACTCCTGTTTGGTCTGATTGGAGCTGAGATCACGATTAAAGCACTCAGCCCAAGTACTGTGG GTCTGGGTATGGCCTGCATTCTTGTTGGTCTGGTGATCCGTCTActtgtcaccttcctgttggtTCATTATGGAGGATTCAACTTAAAAGAGAAGCTCTTCATTTCTGTGGCCTGGCTGCCTAAAGCTACTGTGCAG GCTGCCATTGGCTCCAAGGCGTTGGACATGGCGAGGGAGGAAGGGGACGAGGCCTTAATTAAGTTTGGTTTGGACGTGCTAACATTAGCGGTGTTAGCCATCTTGACCACAGCTCCAGTTGGTGCACTGGGTATCGGACTGGCAGGACCCCGTCTCCTGGCCcggcaggtcaaag AAGAGACAGAAGGTGAAGCTACACCATCTTACCGCAACGGGGTTGTTCAAGAAAAAGACAACGGGACTCTCGAGAGCAAGCTATGA